Proteins from a single region of Desulfolutivibrio sulfoxidireducens:
- a CDS encoding helix-turn-helix domain-containing protein: protein MNEEVGPVRDIAMRLGGIREIMGFSPEAMAEKTGVEAADVLAYESGDREIPVSYLYKVAKACNVDLTTLLTGGEAHLHAYSLVRAGHGLSVDRRKAYTYHSLAYRFRKPAMEPFLVTVPPKPESAVECNRHLGEEFIYMLRGRLEVRLGDEVAVLEPGDSLYFDSRTPHAMRGLDDCEAEFLDVII, encoded by the coding sequence ATGAACGAGGAAGTCGGTCCGGTCAGGGACATCGCCATGCGGCTTGGCGGCATTCGCGAGATCATGGGATTTTCCCCCGAGGCCATGGCCGAAAAGACCGGGGTCGAGGCCGCGGATGTTTTGGCCTACGAGTCCGGCGACCGGGAGATTCCCGTCAGCTACCTGTACAAGGTGGCCAAGGCCTGCAACGTGGATCTGACCACCCTGTTGACCGGCGGCGAGGCCCACCTGCACGCCTATTCCCTGGTCCGGGCCGGGCATGGCCTGTCCGTGGACCGGCGCAAGGCCTACACGTACCACAGCCTGGCCTACCGGTTCCGCAAGCCGGCCATGGAACCCTTTCTGGTCACCGTGCCCCCCAAGCCGGAAAGCGCCGTCGAGTGCAACCGGCATCTGGGCGAGGAATTCATCTACATGCTGCGGGGACGCCTGGAAGTGCGCCTGGGCGACGAGGTTGCGGTCCTGGAGCCGGGCGACTCGCTGTATTTCGATTCCCGCACCCCCCACGCCATGCGCGGCCTTGACGATTGCGAGGCCGAATTCCTGGATGTGATCATCTAA
- a CDS encoding 23S rRNA (pseudouridine(1915)-N(3))-methyltransferase RlmH — MKPIRFVFVGQAKAPFFRQAEDHYLEAVNRSIAATRVVVKDARAGRPAERNTAEGRGLLERLGPRDFVVVLDGRGKMYDSLGLAARLRVLVEDPGRAPCFVVGGAYGLSDEVLARADEIVSLGPGTLPHELARVVLLEQIYRATAILRGAPYHH, encoded by the coding sequence TTGAAACCGATCCGCTTCGTCTTCGTGGGCCAGGCCAAGGCCCCCTTCTTCCGGCAGGCCGAGGACCACTACCTTGAGGCCGTGAACCGAAGTATCGCCGCCACGCGGGTCGTGGTCAAGGACGCCCGTGCCGGCCGGCCGGCCGAGCGCAACACGGCCGAGGGCCGAGGCCTCCTGGAACGCCTGGGTCCCAGGGATTTCGTCGTGGTCCTGGACGGCCGGGGAAAAATGTACGACTCCCTGGGTCTGGCCGCCCGCCTGCGGGTCCTGGTGGAGGACCCGGGCCGCGCGCCGTGCTTCGTGGTGGGCGGGGCCTACGGCCTCTCGGACGAGGTCCTGGCCAGGGCCGACGAGATCGTAAGCCTCGGGCCGGGCACCCTGCCCCATGAACTGGCCCGGGTGGTGCTTCTGGAACAGATCTACCGGGCCACGGCGATTTTGCGCGGGGCTCCGTACCATCATTAA
- a CDS encoding AMP-binding protein yields MSEDTPLFDLTMGQLLARTAAAHPDSDAVVYVDRDFRLTYSQFDKLTDDLGKGLMALGVEKGEKVAVWATNVPYWVALQYATAKIGAILLTVNTNYKRNELKYLLTNSEAENIFIIDGFRDSDYIQILYDLAPELKTMERGRIKSTTFPHLKRVLFLGHEKHRGMYNIPEILGLSRMVTDEEFAARQAALHPDDVVNMQYTSGTTGFPKGVMLSHKSVVNNGYWIGERQRFSPKDRVCLPVPLFHCFGCVLGVMACVNHGAAMVFVEAFNPIGVMTSIDQEKCTAVYGVPTMFIAILEHKLFGRFDFSSLRTGIMAGSPCPIQVMRQVMDTMFMKEITICYGLTENSPVMTQTTPDDPLKYRVESVGKALPHIEVCVRDPETGLEVPRGVQGEVCCRGYSLMKGYYNNPTATAQAITPDGWLKSGDLGTMDENGYLAITGRLKDMIIRGGENIYPREIEEFLYTLDGVSDVQVAGVPSRKYGEEVGAFIILKKGVTMAPEDVRDYCRGQIAWHKIPKYVAFVDSYPITASGKIQKYKLRELAGEMFPEAMA; encoded by the coding sequence ATGTCCGAAGACACTCCCCTGTTCGACCTGACCATGGGCCAGCTTCTGGCCAGGACCGCCGCCGCGCACCCCGACTCCGACGCCGTGGTCTATGTGGACCGGGACTTCCGCCTGACCTATTCCCAGTTCGACAAGCTGACCGACGATCTGGGCAAGGGGCTCATGGCCCTTGGCGTCGAGAAGGGCGAGAAGGTGGCCGTGTGGGCCACCAACGTGCCCTACTGGGTGGCCCTGCAATACGCCACGGCCAAGATCGGGGCCATCCTGCTCACGGTCAACACCAACTACAAGCGAAACGAGCTCAAGTACCTCCTGACCAACTCCGAGGCCGAGAACATCTTCATCATCGACGGTTTCCGGGACTCGGACTACATCCAGATTCTCTACGACCTGGCCCCGGAACTGAAAACCATGGAACGCGGCCGCATAAAGAGCACCACCTTTCCGCATCTGAAGCGGGTGCTGTTCCTTGGCCATGAAAAACACCGGGGCATGTACAACATCCCGGAGATCCTGGGCCTTTCCCGCATGGTCACGGACGAGGAATTCGCCGCGCGCCAGGCCGCCCTGCATCCCGACGACGTGGTGAACATGCAGTACACCTCGGGGACCACCGGGTTTCCCAAAGGGGTCATGCTGTCGCACAAAAGCGTGGTCAATAACGGCTACTGGATCGGCGAGCGCCAGAGGTTTTCCCCAAAGGACCGGGTGTGCCTGCCGGTGCCGCTTTTCCACTGTTTCGGCTGCGTCCTCGGGGTCATGGCCTGCGTCAACCATGGGGCGGCCATGGTCTTCGTGGAGGCCTTCAACCCCATCGGGGTCATGACCTCCATCGACCAGGAGAAGTGCACGGCGGTCTACGGCGTGCCGACCATGTTCATCGCCATCCTGGAGCACAAGCTTTTTGGCCGCTTCGACTTCTCCTCACTGCGCACGGGCATCATGGCCGGCTCGCCCTGCCCCATCCAGGTCATGCGCCAGGTCATGGACACGATGTTCATGAAGGAGATCACCATCTGCTACGGGCTGACCGAGAACTCCCCGGTCATGACCCAGACCACGCCCGACGATCCCCTCAAATACCGGGTGGAATCCGTGGGCAAGGCCCTGCCGCACATCGAGGTCTGCGTGCGCGACCCCGAGACGGGCCTGGAAGTGCCGCGCGGCGTGCAGGGCGAGGTCTGCTGCCGGGGCTATTCGCTCATGAAGGGCTACTACAATAACCCCACGGCCACGGCCCAGGCCATCACCCCGGACGGCTGGCTCAAATCCGGGGACCTGGGGACCATGGACGAAAACGGGTATCTGGCCATCACCGGACGCCTGAAGGACATGATCATCCGGGGCGGCGAGAACATCTATCCGAGGGAGATCGAGGAGTTCCTCTACACCCTGGACGGCGTCTCCGACGTGCAGGTGGCCGGGGTTCCCAGCCGCAAGTACGGCGAGGAGGTGGGGGCGTTCATCATCCTCAAAAAGGGCGTGACCATGGCCCCCGAGGACGTGCGCGACTATTGCCGGGGCCAGATCGCCTGGCACAAGATCCCGAAATACGTGGCCTTCGTGGACAGCTATCCCATCACCGCCAGCGGCAAGATCCAGAAGTACAAACTGCGGGAGTTGGCCGGCGAGATGTTCCCCGAGGCCATGGCATAG
- a CDS encoding sodium:solute symporter family protein, protein MFSIILLCVFFAFMIGVGVWGMRRTSSLNDFFLGGRSIGPWVSAVAYGTTYFSAVLFIGFAGKLGWAYGLDALWIAGGNAVFGSLAAWLVLGRRTRRMTKNLDVMTMPEFLQERYDGKYLKIISALIIFVFLIPYSASVFKGLGYLFEANFHISYDTALLIMIGITGLYLVLGGYFAIAFTDFIQGIIMVGGSILMVCLLVQKGGGLTEVLATIPVRHALHVPAAKQPGTLLLCALVFMTSFGVWGLPQMVQKFYAIKNESLITKAALATCLFALIIGFAAYFTGSMTHLFYDAPPMTSSGAPDFDRLIPDMLKTYLPEALMAVILVLVLSASMSTLSSLVLVSASAVAIDLYKGHINPGVSSRKSVALIRILSALFIVFSFVIARYDFDIIITLMSLSWGAVAGAFMAPYIYGLFWKGATKAAVKAGMAVGLGTNIVLFFVLGPAKSPIAASAAMILPFAVIPLVSLFTRPPRQDIIAQAFGRNATGRAL, encoded by the coding sequence ATGTTTTCCATCATCCTCTTGTGCGTCTTTTTCGCGTTCATGATCGGGGTGGGCGTATGGGGCATGCGCCGCACCTCGTCCCTCAACGACTTTTTCCTGGGCGGCCGCAGCATCGGCCCCTGGGTATCGGCCGTGGCCTATGGCACCACGTATTTTTCGGCCGTGCTGTTCATCGGGTTCGCCGGAAAGCTGGGCTGGGCCTACGGCCTTGACGCCCTGTGGATCGCCGGGGGCAACGCCGTGTTCGGATCACTCGCGGCCTGGCTGGTGCTCGGCAGGCGCACCCGGCGCATGACCAAGAACCTCGACGTCATGACCATGCCGGAGTTTCTACAGGAACGCTACGACGGCAAGTACCTCAAGATCATAAGCGCGCTTATCATCTTCGTGTTCCTCATCCCCTACTCGGCCTCGGTGTTCAAGGGCCTGGGCTACCTCTTCGAGGCCAACTTCCACATCTCCTACGATACGGCCCTGTTGATCATGATCGGCATCACCGGCCTGTATCTGGTCCTTGGCGGCTATTTCGCCATCGCCTTCACGGACTTCATCCAGGGCATCATCATGGTCGGCGGGTCCATCCTCATGGTCTGCCTGCTGGTGCAAAAGGGCGGCGGACTGACCGAGGTCCTGGCGACCATCCCCGTCAGACACGCCCTGCACGTGCCAGCCGCCAAGCAGCCCGGGACGCTTCTTTTATGCGCCCTGGTGTTTATGACCTCGTTCGGCGTCTGGGGCCTGCCCCAGATGGTCCAGAAGTTCTACGCCATAAAAAACGAATCGCTTATCACCAAGGCCGCCCTGGCCACCTGCCTCTTCGCCCTGATCATCGGCTTTGCGGCCTACTTCACGGGCTCCATGACGCATCTTTTCTACGACGCCCCGCCCATGACCTCCTCGGGCGCGCCGGACTTCGACCGGCTCATCCCGGACATGCTGAAAACATACCTTCCCGAGGCGCTCATGGCCGTGATCCTGGTCCTGGTGCTCTCGGCCTCCATGTCCACCCTGTCCTCCCTGGTCCTGGTGTCGGCCTCGGCCGTGGCCATCGACCTGTACAAGGGCCACATCAATCCAGGGGTCTCCAGCCGAAAGTCGGTGGCCCTGATCCGGATCTTAAGCGCCCTGTTCATCGTCTTTTCCTTTGTCATCGCCCGGTACGACTTCGACATCATCATCACGCTGATGTCCCTGTCCTGGGGCGCGGTGGCCGGGGCGTTCATGGCCCCGTACATCTACGGCCTGTTCTGGAAAGGGGCCACCAAGGCGGCGGTCAAGGCCGGCATGGCTGTGGGCCTTGGCACCAACATCGTCCTTTTTTTCGTCCTGGGGCCGGCCAAATCCCCCATCGCCGCCAGCGCGGCCATGATCCTGCCCTTCGCGGTCATCCCCCTGGTCAGCCTTTTTACCCGTCCGCCGCGCCAGGACATCATCGCCCAGGCCTTCGGGAGAAACGCGACGGGACGAGCCCTTTGA
- a CDS encoding DUF4390 domain-containing protein, whose translation MFAASALAASLDLSNLVLNNHDGKIQVRFGLSIPDLAPLHTALAEGEVLALRLDARLSRKGELLWDRQVAETSRMAVLRKAGDEYVVEPSSASPAPDSSRTAATPEVPAVSGPDLAEVLRRAFGEMTMDLGSWDLLERGEAYVLVLGIGLGRGDVSAFLRNALFFWSFDVVPKVRYRLDFTY comes from the coding sequence GTGTTCGCCGCGTCCGCCCTGGCCGCCTCCCTGGACCTCAGCAACCTGGTCCTGAACAACCACGACGGCAAGATCCAGGTCCGTTTCGGACTGTCCATTCCCGATCTCGCGCCGCTTCACACGGCCCTGGCCGAGGGCGAGGTCCTGGCCCTGCGCCTGGATGCCCGCCTGTCGCGCAAGGGGGAACTCCTGTGGGACCGGCAGGTGGCCGAGACCTCCCGGATGGCCGTGCTGCGCAAGGCCGGGGACGAATACGTGGTCGAGCCCTCGTCGGCCTCTCCCGCGCCGGACTCTTCGCGGACCGCCGCCACCCCGGAGGTCCCGGCCGTGTCCGGCCCGGATCTGGCCGAGGTCCTGCGCCGGGCCTTCGGCGAGATGACCATGGACCTGGGCTCCTGGGACCTTTTGGAGCGCGGTGAGGCCTATGTGCTGGTTCTCGGCATCGGACTCGGGCGCGGGGACGTGTCCGCCTTTTTACGCAACGCCCTGTTTTTCTGGTCCTTCGACGTCGTTCCCAAGGTCCGCTACCGCCTCGATTTCACCTACTGA
- the cysS gene encoding cysteine--tRNA ligase, with translation MLLYNTQTRSKEVFTPRVPGHVFMYVCGITAYDLCHIGHARSCVVFDVLVRHLRGQGLDVRFVRNFTDVDDKIINKANAEGLTSMEVAEKYIAAFHEDMDALGILRADEEPRATAYIGPMIELALRLIERGHAYQTASGDVYFRVRSFPGYGKLSGRDVEDLRSGARVAPGEEKEDPLDFALWKAAKPGEPMWPSPFGQGRPGWHLECSAMSEGLLDLPLDIHGGGQDLIFPHHENEIAQSEAALGREFCRFWVHNGFVRINTEKMSKSLGNFVTLRDIYAAYLPEVLRFFLVSAHYRSPLDYSNSAMDEAEKGIKRLYAAMESATQGLTRTKWSGAALPAEFSEELSRLEKGYAEAMDDDLNTAAALGHVFGMARLINRVLEDKALAKCKDTPDLLRRFLADMAGYAQVLGVFGTAPATFRAGLKASRLSRTGIDAAKVEALVAERQTARAGKDFARSDAIRDELAALGVEVKDTPAGPEWDVA, from the coding sequence ATGCTGCTCTACAATACCCAGACCCGCTCCAAAGAGGTCTTCACCCCCCGCGTTCCCGGACACGTATTCATGTACGTGTGCGGCATCACCGCCTACGACCTGTGCCACATCGGCCACGCCCGGTCCTGCGTGGTCTTCGACGTGCTGGTCCGGCATCTGCGCGGCCAGGGCCTGGACGTGCGCTTCGTGCGCAATTTCACCGACGTGGACGACAAGATCATCAACAAGGCCAACGCCGAGGGTCTGACGTCCATGGAGGTGGCCGAAAAATACATCGCCGCGTTCCACGAGGACATGGACGCCCTGGGCATCCTGCGGGCCGACGAGGAGCCCCGGGCCACGGCCTACATCGGCCCGATGATCGAACTGGCGTTGCGCCTGATCGAGCGGGGCCACGCCTACCAGACGGCCTCGGGCGACGTCTATTTCCGGGTCCGGTCCTTTCCCGGCTACGGCAAGCTCTCGGGCCGCGACGTGGAGGACCTGCGCTCCGGGGCCCGGGTGGCCCCCGGCGAAGAGAAGGAAGACCCGCTCGATTTCGCCCTGTGGAAGGCGGCCAAGCCCGGCGAACCCATGTGGCCAAGCCCCTTCGGCCAGGGCCGCCCGGGCTGGCACCTGGAATGCTCGGCCATGAGCGAGGGGCTTCTGGACCTGCCCCTGGACATCCACGGCGGCGGCCAGGACCTGATCTTCCCCCACCACGAAAACGAGATCGCCCAGAGCGAGGCCGCCCTTGGCCGGGAGTTCTGCCGTTTCTGGGTGCATAACGGGTTCGTGCGCATCAACACCGAAAAGATGTCCAAGTCGCTGGGCAATTTCGTCACCCTGCGCGACATCTACGCCGCCTACCTTCCCGAGGTCCTGCGCTTTTTCCTGGTCTCGGCCCACTACCGGAGCCCCCTGGACTATTCGAACTCGGCCATGGACGAGGCCGAAAAGGGCATAAAGCGCCTCTACGCGGCCATGGAATCGGCCACCCAGGGCCTCACCCGGACCAAGTGGTCCGGGGCGGCGCTGCCGGCCGAGTTCTCCGAGGAACTGTCGCGCCTGGAAAAAGGCTACGCCGAGGCCATGGACGACGACTTAAACACCGCCGCCGCGCTTGGCCACGTGTTCGGCATGGCCCGGCTCATAAACCGGGTTCTGGAGGACAAGGCCCTGGCCAAATGCAAGGACACCCCCGACCTGCTGCGCCGATTCCTGGCGGATATGGCCGGATACGCCCAGGTGCTCGGGGTCTTCGGCACGGCCCCGGCGACATTCCGGGCCGGGCTCAAGGCCAGCCGGCTGTCGCGCACGGGCATCGACGCGGCCAAGGTGGAGGCCCTGGTGGCCGAACGCCAGACAGCCCGGGCGGGCAAGGATTTCGCCCGGTCCGATGCCATCCGCGACGAGCTGGCCGCCCTGGGGGTGGAGGTCAAGGACACCCCGGCCGGGCCGGAATGGGACGTGGCCTAG
- a CDS encoding MBL fold metallo-hydrolase, giving the protein MDITYIHHNCFVLRHAGRVLLFDYPSPNHLPPQAAAVAAPLLAGADLLVFFSHSHPDHFDPDILAVTAAAASRRFVVSDDVADMFPDSLPPDAVVMEPDQTRNVEGLSVGTLESNDLGVAYLIASPEKRIYFGGDLAQWDWPTLPDHAREETRRFFDAALARIAPFRPDVAFTNCDPRLDSLGGVVRFARAVRPGLLIPMHLFGDASGLWTLPSRIAEDDPADEGISLPVFCYERPGDAAAMALNGIAFRPATVEEERPPAARGETF; this is encoded by the coding sequence ATGGACATCACCTACATTCACCACAACTGCTTCGTCCTGCGTCACGCCGGGCGCGTGCTGCTCTTCGACTACCCTTCCCCGAACCACCTGCCGCCCCAGGCCGCGGCCGTCGCCGCGCCGCTTCTGGCCGGGGCCGACCTCCTGGTCTTTTTCTCCCACAGCCATCCCGACCACTTCGACCCGGACATCCTGGCCGTCACGGCCGCCGCGGCCTCGCGCCGCTTCGTGGTCTCCGACGACGTGGCCGACATGTTCCCGGACAGCCTGCCCCCGGACGCCGTGGTCATGGAGCCGGACCAGACCCGCAACGTCGAGGGCCTTTCCGTCGGTACCCTGGAGAGCAACGACCTGGGCGTGGCCTATCTCATCGCCTCCCCCGAAAAGCGCATCTATTTCGGCGGCGACCTGGCCCAGTGGGACTGGCCCACCCTGCCCGACCACGCCCGCGAGGAAACCCGCCGCTTTTTCGACGCGGCGCTGGCCCGCATCGCGCCCTTTCGCCCGGACGTGGCCTTCACCAACTGCGACCCGCGCCTCGACTCCCTGGGCGGAGTGGTGCGCTTCGCCCGCGCGGTCCGGCCGGGACTGCTCATCCCCATGCATCTTTTCGGCGACGCCTCGGGCCTGTGGACCCTGCCGTCGCGCATCGCCGAGGACGATCCCGCCGATGAAGGGATCAGCCTTCCGGTCTTTTGCTACGAGCGCCCCGGAGACGCCGCCGCCATGGCCCTAAACGGAATCGCCTTCCGTCCGGCCACGGTGGAGGAAGAGAGGCCTCCGGCGGCCCGGGGGGAAACTTTTTAA
- a CDS encoding TIGR01777 family oxidoreductase translates to MRVVITGGTGFIGRALTRLLTRRGHDVVVLTRRPRSSPPATSHAPGPDGQPAGKVDHVVWDGMTDRGWGHLAEDAAVINLAGENIADGRWSAEKKRDIVESRLAAGSAVVQAAARARPRVVVQASAVGYYGHRGEQVLDESAPPGKGFLAETAVMWEQSTREVEDMGVRRVVARTGVVLGSDGGAFPRMLAPFRLGLGGPIGDGRAWFPWIHALDEARAMMFLMECAEAMGPFNLAAPGIVTGKGLSDALGQVLGRPTVLRVPAFALRLAFGEMADAALLASLRVVPSRLSALGFRFGFPEIGAALADLTGKAA, encoded by the coding sequence ATGCGCGTTGTCATTACCGGCGGAACCGGCTTCATCGGCAGGGCCCTGACCCGGCTTTTGACGCGGCGGGGCCATGACGTCGTCGTTTTGACCAGACGTCCGCGATCATCTCCCCCCGCGACTTCGCATGCGCCCGGTCCGGATGGCCAGCCCGCCGGCAAGGTGGACCATGTGGTCTGGGACGGCATGACGGATCGGGGCTGGGGGCATCTGGCCGAGGACGCGGCCGTGATCAATCTGGCCGGGGAAAACATCGCCGACGGACGCTGGAGCGCCGAAAAAAAGCGGGATATCGTGGAGAGCCGGCTTGCCGCCGGGTCGGCCGTGGTCCAGGCCGCGGCCAGGGCCAGGCCCCGGGTGGTGGTGCAGGCCTCGGCCGTGGGCTATTACGGCCACCGGGGGGAACAGGTGCTCGATGAGTCCGCGCCCCCGGGCAAGGGCTTTCTGGCCGAGACGGCGGTTATGTGGGAACAAAGCACCCGTGAGGTGGAGGACATGGGCGTGCGCCGGGTGGTGGCGCGCACGGGCGTGGTGCTGGGCTCGGACGGCGGGGCCTTCCCCCGCATGCTCGCGCCCTTCCGGTTGGGCCTTGGCGGCCCCATCGGCGACGGCCGGGCCTGGTTCCCCTGGATCCACGCCCTCGACGAGGCCCGGGCCATGATGTTTCTCATGGAGTGCGCCGAGGCCATGGGGCCCTTCAACCTTGCCGCGCCGGGCATCGTCACCGGAAAGGGCTTAAGCGACGCCCTGGGCCAGGTCCTTGGCCGGCCCACAGTGCTTCGCGTCCCGGCCTTCGCCCTGCGTCTGGCCTTTGGGGAGATGGCCGACGCCGCGCTTCTGGCCAGCCTGCGGGTGGTCCCCTCCCGGCTGTCAGCCCTGGGATTCCGGTTCGGCTTTCCGGAGATCGGGGCGGCCCTGGCCGACCTGACGGGCAAGGCGGCCTGA
- a CDS encoding AMP-binding protein, whose translation MKTPEKLAPTSYREFREQFHVDVPEDYNFAFDFVDEVAREDPSRPAMIHIGPHGTRRDYDLAFFSRESARMANAFTRLGIAKGDRIMVILYRRVEWWVTFLALMKIGAVPVPSPNLLTPHDIEFRVNYAKIKAVIVEDSIVPRIEAARSACHGLSVMVQVGGRELPPGWVSFEEIGRQAATDFPRTPDSPRRDDPLLVFFSSGTTGMPKMVVHTHAYPLGHLATGVYWHDLAPGDIHLTLADTGWGKSVWGKFFGQWMAGAVVFVWDFRGKFVPAELLEVLSKNGVTSFCGPPTVYRFLIREDLSKYDLSRLRHCTTAGELLNDSVFHAWKKATGMPIYEGYGQTETCLQIATFPFMTPKPGSIGRPTPGWDVILLDERGEPCPPGVEGEICLRLGPGKNLGLFTGYLDEPEKTRTVMHDGVYYTGDKAWMDEDGYFWFLGRIDDLIKSSGYRIGPFEVESALITHPAVIEAAVTGVPDPVRGQAVKATVVLSAGYEPSDELARELQNHVKAETAPYKYPRIVEFVPELPKTISGKIKRAAIRKMDLTRDM comes from the coding sequence GTGAAGACCCCGGAAAAACTTGCGCCCACCTCATACAGGGAATTTCGCGAACAATTTCATGTTGATGTCCCCGAGGACTACAATTTCGCCTTCGATTTCGTGGATGAGGTCGCCCGGGAGGACCCCTCCCGGCCGGCCATGATCCATATCGGCCCGCATGGAACTCGCCGGGATTACGACCTGGCTTTTTTCAGTCGCGAATCGGCCCGCATGGCGAATGCCTTCACCCGGCTCGGCATCGCCAAGGGCGATCGGATCATGGTCATCCTGTACCGCCGGGTGGAGTGGTGGGTGACCTTTCTGGCGCTGATGAAGATCGGGGCCGTGCCCGTGCCCTCCCCGAACCTCCTGACCCCTCACGACATCGAATTCCGGGTCAACTACGCCAAGATCAAGGCGGTCATCGTGGAGGACTCCATCGTGCCGCGCATCGAGGCCGCCCGGTCCGCCTGCCACGGCCTGTCGGTCATGGTCCAGGTGGGCGGTCGCGAGCTTCCCCCTGGCTGGGTGTCTTTCGAGGAGATCGGCAGGCAGGCCGCAACGGACTTCCCGCGTACCCCCGATTCTCCGAGGCGCGACGATCCCCTGTTGGTCTTTTTTTCCTCGGGCACGACAGGCATGCCCAAGATGGTGGTGCACACCCACGCCTATCCCCTGGGCCATCTGGCCACCGGGGTCTATTGGCACGACCTGGCGCCCGGGGACATCCACCTGACCCTGGCCGACACGGGCTGGGGCAAGTCCGTGTGGGGCAAGTTCTTCGGGCAGTGGATGGCCGGAGCCGTGGTCTTTGTGTGGGATTTCCGGGGCAAGTTCGTGCCGGCCGAGCTTTTGGAGGTGCTCTCCAAAAACGGGGTGACCTCGTTTTGCGGCCCGCCCACGGTGTACCGGTTCCTTATCCGCGAGGACCTCTCGAAATACGACCTGTCGCGCTTAAGGCACTGCACCACGGCCGGAGAACTCCTCAACGACAGCGTGTTCCACGCCTGGAAAAAGGCCACGGGCATGCCCATCTACGAGGGCTACGGCCAGACCGAGACCTGCCTGCAGATCGCCACCTTTCCGTTTATGACCCCCAAGCCCGGGTCCATCGGCCGGCCCACGCCGGGCTGGGATGTGATTTTGCTCGACGAGCGCGGCGAGCCGTGCCCGCCGGGGGTGGAGGGCGAGATCTGCTTAAGGCTCGGGCCGGGGAAGAACCTCGGGCTTTTCACCGGCTATCTGGATGAGCCGGAGAAGACCAGGACCGTCATGCACGACGGGGTGTACTATACCGGGGACAAGGCCTGGATGGACGAGGACGGGTATTTCTGGTTTTTGGGGCGCATCGACGACCTGATAAAAAGCAGCGGCTACCGCATCGGCCCCTTCGAGGTGGAAAGCGCGCTGATCACCCATCCGGCCGTGATCGAGGCGGCGGTGACCGGGGTCCCGGACCCGGTGCGGGGCCAGGCGGTCAAGGCCACGGTGGTGTTGTCGGCGGGATACGAGCCCTCGGACGAGCTGGCCAGGGAGTTGCAGAACCACGTCAAGGCCGAGACCGCGCCGTACAAGTATCCGCGTATCGTGGAGTTCGTGCCGGAGCTGCCCAAGACCATAAGCGGCAAGATCAAGCGGGCCGCCATCCGCAAGATGGACCTGACCCGGGACATGTAA
- a CDS encoding helix-turn-helix domain-containing protein → MNGKKLGERIRAFRELQDLSRADMAARTGLSEEFLTSLENDDISPSLGPLLKISRALGVRLGTFMDDEIGSDCCLVRCKDLGGTDDVVMHTGKTKRGAGLKFHSLGAGKSDRHMEPFFIEIFPEEEGTEPALSSHEGEEFIVVVSGEVEVVIARETHVLTPGDSIYFNSVIPHHVGCAGPEMAEIYAVLYLPE, encoded by the coding sequence ATGAACGGAAAAAAACTGGGCGAACGTATCCGGGCCTTCCGGGAACTCCAGGACTTAAGCCGCGCGGATATGGCCGCGCGCACGGGACTTAGCGAGGAGTTCCTGACCAGTCTCGAAAATGACGACATCTCCCCGTCGCTCGGCCCGCTTCTGAAAATCTCGCGCGCCCTGGGGGTCCGCCTGGGCACCTTCATGGACGACGAGATCGGCAGCGACTGTTGTCTGGTGCGCTGCAAGGACCTGGGCGGCACCGACGACGTGGTCATGCACACGGGCAAAACCAAGCGGGGCGCGGGGCTCAAGTTCCACTCCCTGGGCGCGGGCAAGTCCGACCGGCACATGGAGCCCTTTTTCATCGAGATATTTCCCGAGGAGGAAGGGACCGAGCCGGCCCTGTCCTCCCACGAGGGCGAGGAGTTCATCGTGGTGGTGTCGGGCGAGGTCGAGGTGGTCATCGCCCGGGAGACCCATGTCCTGACCCCGGGCGACAGCATCTACTTCAATTCCGTCATCCCCCACCACGTGGGCTGCGCGGGACCGGAAATGGCCGAAATCTACGCCGTCTTGTATCTCCCGGAATAG